Below is a window of Patescibacteria group bacterium DNA.
CCGAGTCCGAGGAAAGCCGTGAGAAACCAGGCCTCCGGGCGTGTCAAAATCGCGACTCCCAAAATCAAGCCGAGGAAAATTTCCCACCAGAGTGTGCGTGCGCGTTTCAAAATTTCCAAGTAAACCAAAAAACTTCCGAGCACGAGACAGACGAAGAGCGGCGTTTCCATACCTTTCGCCGCCCAAAAGGGCAGCACGAAATTGGTCGCGAGGAGTGCGGCAGCCGTGAGCGAGGCGACGCGATTCTGGGAAATTTTGTGCGCAAACTTAAACGCCAAGACAATCGCGAGCGCGACGAAGAAGCTAGCTAAAATTTTGACTGCCCAGATTATTTGTATGCCAAAAATTTTCCAAACGGGTGCGAGCAGCAGACTCCAAAAGGGCGAAGTCGAACCAGCGGAAAATTGTCCGTTGTAAAAAAAGAACTGACCGTCGGCGATACCGCGTGCGAAAACGAAGTGGATGAAGGCGTCGCCCATGACGACATTCCGTAAAAAATAAACTTGGGCAAACGCCAGCAAAATCAAAAGCGCGAGCCACGCGGAATTCGGAATTCGAGCTAAGAATTTTTTCACGCGAAATACAAAATGGCGAAGACGGCGAACATCCACGCGACGACGCTCGCGAGGAGCGGGAGATCATGAAAAAGTAAATCGGTCGGATTTTCGTGCGCGGACTTGCGTTCAATCAGTAGTAAGTAGCGCAGTAAACCGAAGACGACGATGGGTGCCGTCCAAAAAAAGTTGGCGGATTCGCTCGCCTGAAAGGAGTAAAAAAGATAACTCACCAGAATCGCCGGCAGTAAAATTTTGATCGTTGATTGCAGAAAAGCGGGCGGATATTTCGCGAGGACTTTGCGCGAGACATGTCCGGCTGTCTCGATTTCGCGCAATCTTTTGCCGGCGGCGAGCAGGAGGGCGAGGAGAAAAGTAATCGCGAGCAGCCAACCGGAGAGCGTGACATTGGCAGCGATGCCACCGGCGAAGATTCGCAGAATAAACCCGAGCGAAATGCTGAGCAGGTCGATGATCGCCAAATGCTTCAGCAATAACGAGTAGGCGATTTGTAAAAGAATGTAGCTGCCGACAACCACGATCAATGTTCCAAATTTCGTTGCGAGAAAAAGTGCCGCGAGGAGGAGCGCGCCGCTCAAGACGCTGGCGACTCTTTTCGGCAGTCGCCCGCTGGCGATGGGACGCGTTTTTTTGGTGTGGTGGCGGCGGTCGGATTCACAGTCCAGGATGTCATTCAAAACATAGACGCCACTCGACGCGAGACAGAAAATCCCGAAAGTCGCAGCGACTTTGGCAATCGAATCAAGATTCAAAAACTCGCGCGCGAAAACTAGCGGAACGAAAATTAACAGATTTTTGATCCACTGTTTTGGTCGGAGCGTTTCCAAAATCGCGAAAAACATTGCCGTGATTTTAGCAATTTTTGGCGAGAATTAATCTCAGCTTCTGAGCGCGTGAGAGTTTTTTCACAGCCGCTTCGCGCCGCAACGCTTCCGATTTAGTTAAAAATTTTTCCGTATAAACAATTTTCACTGGTCGGCGTCCGGCAGTATATTTCGCACCTTTGCCCGAATTATGCGCTTTTTCCCGTTCGACGACATCAAGCGTGTAGCCCGCATAAAGCGAGCCGTCGCAGCAGCGCGCGAGATAAAAGAAGTGAGACAAGGAAGGAGTAAGGACTAAGAAGTAAGAACTAAGGACTAAGTTAGTAAGAAGTAAGATTTTTCAAAATCTTTTGATAACTCAAAATATCATTATTGAGTCGAATGATGTGTTTGGTGGCACGGGGTGGAATTGAACCACCGACCTTGGGTTTATGAGTCCCACGCTCTAACCATCTGAGCTACCGTGCCATTTTTTAAGAATTCGTATTTGATGAGTCCCACGCTCTAACCATCTGAGCTACCGTGCCATTTCTTCAAAATTTTTTGCGGACAGATTGAGATTTTCTCACACACGGGCTCATAAGTCTCGTGTGCACCGCGACGACCGTGCCGAGGTTCGCTTATTTTATTAAAATGCTACCCGTGCGACAACCCAAAAAGTCGGCGCTCACAGTTATCTTTTTTGGTGCGTTTTTGGTTGGCAGTGGTCTTGCGGAATTCATCCGGCTTGATTTTCGGATTTTAATTTTCGCTTTAGTTGTCGCGCTGATTCTTAGCTTGTTGCGCGAAAGACTGCCGCTGATTTTATTCGCGACCTGCGCACTTATTGGATTGGTTTTGGGTTTTACGCGTTTTCAGTTTTCTGTGAGTGAGTCACCTGACGCACTGGCACACTTCAATGACCGCGACCATAAAATTGAGCTTGTCGGGACTGTCGCCGAGGAACCGGATCGACGGAGCGACCATGCGAAATACACTATTGAAGCTTCCTCGGTGCGCGATGGTGAGATTGCAGAAAGCGCGAGCGGGCGAGTCTTGATCAAGACGGACTTACTGCCCGAATATTTTTACGGCGACGAACTACGACTGACGGGCAAACTCGAAACACCTTTCGAAACGGACGAATTCAGCTACCGCGATTACCTCGATCGCTTCGGCATCGGCTCAGTGCTTTATCGTCCGAAGATTGAAAAAATTTCCGCCAACAACCGAAATCCGATTTTCACTTGGCTGTTCGCTTTCAAAAAAAGTTTCGAAGATAAGATCAATCAAATTTTTCCTGAGCCGACGGCGAGTCTCGAGGCGGGGCTTTTGATTGGGTCGCGCCGCGGGATTCCGGACGCTGTGCTGGCGGACTTCAATGTCGCCGGACTTACGCACATCATCGCCATCAGCGGTTACAACATTGCGCTCGTGATTGCTTTCATCACTGCGCTCTTCGGTTCATTCGTGCCGCGGAAATTTCAATTTCCACTCGCGGTTGTTTTGGTCACCGCATTCACTCTGCTCGTCGGGGCGGGACCGGCAGTCGTGCGCGCAGCCATCATGGGCTTGCTCGCTTTCTTCGCGCTGACGAGCGGGCGGCAGTATCATGTCGGTCTCGCTTTCGTGCTTACGGCAGCAGCGATGGTTTTTTGGAATCCGAAAATTTTGCTGCACGATGTTTCTTTCCAGCTCTCTTTCGCCGCGGTCGCCGGCTTAATCTTCGTCGGTCCAATCCTGGAAAAATATTTCGCCAAAGTCCCGAATAAGTTTGCGATTCGCGACAGTCTTCTTCTCACACTGTCCGCGCAAATTACGGCTGTGCCACTCATCGTCTTTTACTTCGCGCGGCTGTCGCTCGTCGCGCCACTCGCGAATCTGCTCGTCGCGCCGGCAATCCCACTCGCGATGTTGACGGGATTCATCGCGGTCGGACTCGGCGCGATTTTTCTCCCGGCAGGCATGCTCGTCGGTTTCGTCGCCTACGGTTTGCTTGAATATATTCTTTTCGTCGCGCGAGAATTGGCAGCGCTGCCGCTCGCGAGCGTCGAGGTGGGGAATTTCGGAATTGCAGCAGTGGTGCTTTATTATCTCGCGCTGATTGGTTTTTTGGCTTGGAGGAATAAGAAAGTTGCTCAACAGGAAAAGGTTATAATTTGACGAAACAGCAAATAGACTTAAAATACAAGCTTATAATTTTAAAAAATGAATAATGCGAATACGCTAAAGACCGATGTCGAAGTTCTGCCAGCAGAAGACAAGGAAATTTTCAAGGGTCACCGGGTTAATGAGGGGTCACGCGCTGCTGCGAGGATTGATCAAGTCTTGAAATTTCTTTCTAAACGCAAAGTAAATATCAGCCGGGAAGATCTTCATGAATTAAGTACTAAGATCGGAAAAGACTTTTTCGCCGCCCATGAAAGCGACTCTGATTGGTACGAGGGTCCGGATAACTATTATCAGAAAGGACGAGGATTTGAGGCGATTGAAATCGAAGAAAATTCTGTTGATGTGCCCGGGATTCAAGTGCTCGGAGTGTCTGCTAAAAATCGTGACACTGGTCGTAGTTTTTGCGCCAATCCGCGTGTTGTTTGCAAATCAGACAATGATAAATTATTGTGGATGCTGCTTGAATTATTGGGACGAGAATACTTAAATTTTCTCGACGATGGTCATTCCTTGGAGTTTGGTAGTTTTAAGTTGCTACTAGAAGAAGAACAACTTGTAGAAAAGCTCCAAGAGATGTTGGCTAGATTGAGAGGCAGAGAGCAAGTAGCAAAAATTATTTAGTCTGCTTTTTCTTGAAATTAGCACCGATGTTTTTGAGGGACTAAACAAAAGAGCCGAATAATAGCTAGTTTACAAAATTTCTCAGCACTTCACCGCTACACGGCGGACAGCGGCGGCGACTTTTTTCGCGACGGTTTTGTCGAGCGCGCTCGGCACGATTTTATTCGCCGAGGGATTTGGCACGCAACGCGCGATGGCGAGCGCGACTTCCATTTTCACTTTCTCGGTAATCCAGCAGCGGCAGTCGAGCGCCCCGCGGAAAATTCCGGGGAAGGCGAGGACATTATTAATCTGATTCGGGAAGTCGGAACGACCAGTCGCGATGACAGCGGCACCAGCTTTCTTCGCAGCGTCGGGGAGAATTTCTGGATCGGGATTCGCCATCGCGAAGATGATTGCCTTGTCCGCCATCGAC
It encodes the following:
- a CDS encoding GIY-YIG nuclease family protein, with product MSHFFYLARCCDGSLYAGYTLDVVEREKAHNSGKGAKYTAGRRPVKIVYTEKFLTKSEALRREAAVKKLSRAQKLRLILAKNC
- a CDS encoding decaprenyl-phosphate phosphoribosyltransferase, whose product is MFFAILETLRPKQWIKNLLIFVPLVFAREFLNLDSIAKVAATFGIFCLASSGVYVLNDILDCESDRRHHTKKTRPIASGRLPKRVASVLSGALLLAALFLATKFGTLIVVVGSYILLQIAYSLLLKHLAIIDLLSISLGFILRIFAGGIAANVTLSGWLLAITFLLALLLAAGKRLREIETAGHVSRKVLAKYPPAFLQSTIKILLPAILVSYLFYSFQASESANFFWTAPIVVFGLLRYLLLIERKSAHENPTDLLFHDLPLLASVVAWMFAVFAILYFA
- a CDS encoding ComEC/Rec2 family competence protein, translating into MRQPKKSALTVIFFGAFLVGSGLAEFIRLDFRILIFALVVALILSLLRERLPLILFATCALIGLVLGFTRFQFSVSESPDALAHFNDRDHKIELVGTVAEEPDRRSDHAKYTIEASSVRDGEIAESASGRVLIKTDLLPEYFYGDELRLTGKLETPFETDEFSYRDYLDRFGIGSVLYRPKIEKISANNRNPIFTWLFAFKKSFEDKINQIFPEPTASLEAGLLIGSRRGIPDAVLADFNVAGLTHIIAISGYNIALVIAFITALFGSFVPRKFQFPLAVVLVTAFTLLVGAGPAVVRAAIMGLLAFFALTSGRQYHVGLAFVLTAAAMVFWNPKILLHDVSFQLSFAAVAGLIFVGPILEKYFAKVPNKFAIRDSLLLTLSAQITAVPLIVFYFARLSLVAPLANLLVAPAIPLAMLTGFIAVGLGAIFLPAGMLVGFVAYGLLEYILFVARELAALPLASVEVGNFGIAAVVLYYLALIGFLAWRNKKVAQQEKVII